The Oscillatoria sp. FACHB-1407 genome includes a region encoding these proteins:
- a CDS encoding TIGR04376 family protein: MGLFEDLSSFLESRLEEFLRNNPHLELQALAEKLREQEEETIRLLADLQRREKSLQDEVLETAQEVQRWHMRIEKAKSVGRLDLAEPAEAREAALLRQGNQLWAQMELVKNRIKQTKDLHLQIQQKRQEVKQKLLEVQAQAAKTAYQPEQRWQTSGWTQSGYNFRDPTDPLEQTFRRWEMDEELEQLKRNMGK, translated from the coding sequence ATGGGCTTGTTTGAAGATCTCAGCAGTTTTTTAGAGTCGCGCCTGGAAGAGTTTTTGCGGAATAATCCCCATTTGGAGTTACAGGCACTAGCGGAAAAGCTGCGCGAACAGGAAGAAGAAACGATTCGACTGCTAGCTGATCTGCAACGTCGGGAGAAATCCTTGCAGGATGAAGTCCTGGAGACTGCTCAAGAAGTGCAACGCTGGCATATGCGAATTGAGAAGGCAAAGTCAGTGGGCAGGCTTGACCTGGCAGAACCCGCTGAAGCCCGTGAAGCGGCTCTGTTGCGACAGGGCAACCAACTCTGGGCACAAATGGAGTTAGTCAAAAACCGGATTAAACAAACAAAGGATTTGCATCTCCAGATCCAACAAAAGCGGCAAGAAGTGAAGCAAAAACTGCTAGAAGTGCAAGCTCAAGCTGCGAAAACTGCCTATCAGCCTGAGCAACGGTGGCAGACGAGTGGTTGGACTCAATCCGGATATAACTTCCGTGACCCCACCGACCCGTTAGAGCAAACCTTTCGCCGCTGGGAGATGGATGAGGAGCTAGAGCAACTCAAACGCAACATGGGTAAGTAA
- a CDS encoding methyltransferase domain-containing protein, which translates to MKLCKVADVADWQNPEFQATAALLKLNGKNRKAWEFIHVYTGLKQLGCLHEDARALGLGVGREPLVYALTNSCKEVVATDLYNSDTWSTASMSPTEVYNKNRFSYHPERLVVRHMDMTQIDFPDNSFDFIWSCCAIEHVNNFRDLHKVYQEIHRVLKPGGIAALTTETNKTDRPLYEPNLLYTDQLWVDHWLLGDDPLIQGFDLLDPPDFYLTDSYENRPIPRREPLKLIQVYTKDIISSSIAFFLRKAGEFSKAYDESWLPAFWSGYLAGCDRITEGKFFEAEQIFKQLLQDPTLEPRLKVRAARRLLVTLEAQHERDQMIGICKDIFADCQITDDQDQIMPIANFCQSLELWTEAKVLYERVENLQGSTINQVIDSVVGQSRYYQHLGQHDKALILLESVQEATLTGGTRTEKSVYPVFWNMGICCERLGNFDAAVKHYQIAVNAADPRSKEHLQASLKLRSCQLEQRLPVRSTWKKLKQRLKG; encoded by the coding sequence ATGAAACTATGCAAAGTTGCAGATGTTGCAGACTGGCAAAATCCTGAATTTCAAGCCACTGCTGCCTTGTTGAAGCTGAATGGTAAAAATCGGAAGGCATGGGAATTTATCCATGTCTACACAGGCTTAAAACAGTTGGGCTGTCTGCACGAAGATGCGAGAGCGTTGGGCTTGGGTGTGGGACGAGAACCGCTGGTATACGCCCTGACCAATAGTTGCAAAGAAGTTGTCGCGACTGACCTGTATAACTCCGATACATGGTCTACAGCGTCCATGTCACCCACCGAGGTCTACAACAAAAATCGCTTTTCCTATCATCCAGAGCGATTGGTGGTGCGCCACATGGACATGACTCAGATTGATTTTCCCGACAATAGTTTTGACTTTATTTGGAGTTGCTGTGCGATCGAACACGTCAACAACTTTCGTGATCTGCACAAAGTCTATCAAGAAATTCACCGTGTCCTGAAGCCCGGTGGCATTGCCGCACTCACCACTGAAACGAACAAAACCGATCGCCCCCTCTATGAACCCAACCTGCTCTACACCGACCAACTCTGGGTCGATCACTGGTTGCTGGGTGATGATCCTCTCATTCAAGGGTTTGATCTCCTCGACCCACCCGATTTTTATCTGACTGACTCCTATGAAAATCGCCCGATTCCGCGTCGGGAGCCGCTCAAGCTAATTCAGGTCTATACCAAAGACATCATCAGCAGCAGCATTGCATTTTTCCTGCGGAAAGCGGGTGAGTTCTCCAAAGCGTATGACGAGAGCTGGTTACCCGCCTTTTGGAGTGGTTATCTGGCAGGGTGCGATCGCATCACCGAGGGCAAGTTCTTTGAAGCCGAGCAAATCTTCAAGCAACTGCTACAAGACCCCACCCTGGAACCCCGACTCAAAGTTCGGGCTGCTCGTCGCCTGTTGGTAACACTGGAGGCACAACACGAACGCGACCAGATGATTGGCATCTGTAAGGATATTTTTGCTGACTGCCAGATCACCGACGATCAAGACCAGATCATGCCGATCGCCAACTTCTGTCAAAGCCTGGAGTTATGGACAGAGGCAAAAGTGCTCTATGAGCGAGTTGAGAACTTGCAGGGGTCTACCATTAACCAGGTGATCGATAGCGTTGTGGGTCAGTCCCGCTATTACCAACATCTCGGTCAACATGACAAAGCGTTGATTCTCCTGGAAAGCGTACAAGAAGCAACCCTCACAGGCGGCACCCGCACTGAAAAGAGTGTATACCCTGTCTTTTGGAACATGGGCATTTGCTGCGAACGCCTCGGCAACTTTGATGCCGCTGTTAAGCATTACCAAATTGCGGTTAATGCTGCCGATCCCCGCTCTAAAGAGCATCTGCAAGCTTCACTCAAGTTGCGATCGTGCCAGTTGGAACAACGCTTACCCGTGCGATCGACCTGGAAGAAGTTGAAGCAACGGCTGAAAGGGTAA
- a CDS encoding response regulator, producing the protein MSQSTDHTSKKLKLQALFTTILVVPFVLQLLVTVGLVGWLSLRSGERAVNQVSDQLRDETANRIQDQLKNYLEVPHRLNQANVDAALMGEIDFNNINRLESRFWQQIRLYDSISNIGFGSVRGSYVASDRRDNLIRIGHKDENSPQGALHMYEADEMGRPTLRLAYRGRPNYDPRRRPWYRLGQTSPQGQWTEIFTYSAQPIYVISAVRAVYDQADTFQGVLITDLLLSDIGKFLQSLEIGRTGEAFILERSGQLVAASTPEIPYQVVEGKAQRLQATNSDSPLIRATAVYLSQQFASLDQVQTVQQLDFTVDNTRQFVQVVPYSDPRGLDWLIVVVIPETDFMEGIYATAHSTAWLFLIALAIATGVGLFTARWLVRPIARLSAAATVLAEGNWDRTLPIEREDELGVLAEAFNRMAGRLKESLATIRQREARLAEAQQVAHVGSWEFDRATETVSWSDELFRIEGLEIQSMKPQYPVILGQVHPEDAEIVQRALDRALHQAQPFEIDYRILQPSGQVREVHARGQVARNETGQVTRIFGTVLDITDRKQIERDRDRLLELEQAARADAEAANQAKDRFLAVLSHELRTPLNPILGWTQLLQTGRLDQPQTSKALETIERNVKLQTQLIDDLLDVSRILRGKLSLKAEPVDLVAAIAAAIETTRLAAEAKSIRVSTDFTPIPMQVNGDLARLQQIIWNLLSNAIKFTPEGGQVEVILEQLATPTNGKVEHPAGGASNGHSRSSALAVPPYPFSIHPPLWQSITQHTPSLPRSYAQITVRDNGQGIASDFLPHLFDDFWQADNSSTRVAGGLGLGLAIARHLVQLHDGIIMATSAGLGKGSSFTVLLPLIELASPLDSYEPSDLDRFGSTAPLRGLHLLLVDDEPDNLEFLTLLLQDQGATITTTTTAATALEYLTTHPTDVLISDINMPDVDGYDLIRRVRSQVAVLNPQVPAIALTAHAGEAHQQQSLAAGFQVHLAKPVEPTELVMTILNLVRSRE; encoded by the coding sequence GTCGTGCCGTTTGTGCTTCAGTTGTTGGTAACGGTTGGATTAGTCGGATGGTTATCGCTGCGTTCAGGGGAACGAGCAGTCAATCAAGTCTCCGATCAATTGCGAGATGAGACAGCCAATCGCATTCAAGACCAACTTAAAAATTACCTTGAAGTGCCTCACCGCTTAAACCAGGCAAACGTAGACGCTGCATTGATGGGAGAAATTGACTTTAACAACATCAATCGCCTGGAGTCTCGGTTTTGGCAGCAAATTCGCCTCTATGACTCAATCAGCAACATTGGTTTTGGCAGTGTCAGGGGCAGTTACGTGGCGAGCGATCGCCGGGATAACCTTATTCGCATTGGACATAAGGACGAAAACTCCCCCCAGGGAGCGTTGCACATGTATGAAGCTGATGAGATGGGCAGACCTACGTTGCGTCTGGCGTATCGTGGCAGACCCAACTATGACCCTCGTCGGCGTCCGTGGTATCGCCTGGGGCAAACCTCGCCTCAGGGGCAGTGGACTGAGATTTTTACTTATTCTGCTCAACCGATCTACGTTATCTCTGCGGTTAGAGCTGTGTATGACCAGGCTGACACCTTTCAGGGAGTGCTGATCACGGACTTGCTCCTGAGTGACATTGGGAAGTTTTTGCAGAGCCTGGAGATTGGGCGAACGGGCGAAGCGTTTATCTTGGAGCGATCGGGACAGTTGGTTGCTGCATCAACTCCCGAAATTCCCTATCAGGTAGTCGAGGGCAAGGCTCAGCGACTGCAAGCGACTAACAGTGACTCCCCTCTGATTCGCGCGACTGCCGTTTACCTGTCTCAGCAGTTTGCCTCTTTGGATCAGGTTCAGACGGTTCAGCAACTCGATTTCACTGTTGATAACACCCGGCAGTTTGTACAGGTAGTACCCTACTCTGACCCACGGGGGTTGGATTGGCTAATTGTCGTTGTGATTCCTGAAACCGACTTTATGGAGGGCATTTACGCCACTGCCCATTCGACAGCATGGCTATTTCTGATTGCTCTGGCGATCGCCACCGGGGTTGGGTTATTTACGGCACGCTGGTTGGTACGACCGATCGCCCGTCTGTCGGCAGCGGCAACGGTTCTCGCAGAGGGCAACTGGGATAGAACCCTGCCCATTGAGCGTGAAGATGAACTGGGAGTTTTGGCAGAAGCCTTTAACCGCATGGCAGGGCGACTCAAAGAATCGCTGGCAACCATTCGGCAACGCGAGGCAAGACTGGCAGAGGCACAACAGGTTGCCCATGTGGGGAGTTGGGAGTTTGATCGGGCGACTGAAACCGTCAGTTGGTCAGACGAACTGTTTCGGATTGAAGGGTTAGAGATCCAGTCCATGAAACCCCAATATCCTGTCATTTTGGGACAGGTGCACCCAGAGGACGCAGAAATTGTGCAACGCGCTCTTGATCGAGCGTTGCATCAAGCTCAGCCCTTTGAGATTGATTACCGCATTTTGCAACCCAGTGGGCAGGTGCGAGAGGTTCATGCCAGAGGGCAAGTCGCTCGAAACGAGACAGGGCAGGTCACACGAATCTTTGGCACCGTCCTCGATATCACGGATCGCAAACAGATTGAACGCGATCGCGATCGCCTGTTGGAGTTAGAGCAAGCGGCACGAGCAGATGCAGAAGCAGCTAACCAAGCCAAAGACCGATTTTTGGCGGTGCTATCTCACGAGTTGCGAACTCCCCTCAACCCCATTTTGGGTTGGACACAACTCCTCCAAACGGGACGCTTAGATCAGCCTCAGACCTCAAAAGCTCTGGAAACGATTGAGCGCAATGTGAAATTGCAGACTCAACTGATTGACGACTTGTTAGATGTGTCCCGTATCCTGCGGGGCAAGCTGTCGCTCAAGGCAGAACCTGTTGATCTTGTGGCGGCGATCGCGGCAGCGATTGAAACGACTCGACTGGCAGCTGAAGCTAAATCGATTCGGGTGAGTACCGATTTCACCCCCATCCCCATGCAAGTCAATGGCGACTTGGCGCGGTTGCAACAAATTATCTGGAATTTGCTGTCCAATGCGATTAAATTCACCCCGGAGGGTGGACAGGTTGAGGTGATCTTAGAACAACTAGCCACCCCAACTAACGGAAAGGTAGAACATCCGGCAGGGGGAGCTTCAAATGGGCATTCCCGATCTTCTGCTCTAGCGGTGCCGCCCTACCCCTTTTCAATCCATCCCCCCTTGTGGCAAAGCATCACACAGCACACCCCTTCTCTCCCCCGCTCCTACGCTCAAATTACGGTTCGGGATAATGGGCAGGGGATTGCCTCTGACTTTTTACCCCATTTGTTTGATGACTTCTGGCAAGCCGACAATAGCTCGACTCGTGTCGCAGGAGGGTTGGGCTTAGGGTTGGCGATCGCCCGTCACCTGGTGCAACTGCACGATGGCATCATTATGGCTACCAGTGCAGGATTGGGGAAAGGCTCAAGCTTTACGGTGCTGTTGCCGTTAATCGAGTTGGCATCTCCGTTAGATTCCTATGAACCGAGTGATCTCGACCGCTTTGGTAGCACAGCACCCTTGCGGGGGCTACATCTACTGCTGGTGGATGACGAACCCGACAATCTGGAGTTTTTAACGTTGCTGTTGCAAGACCAGGGGGCAACCATTACTACCACGACAACCGCTGCTACAGCCCTGGAATATCTCACCACCCACCCAACCGATGTGCTCATCAGTGACATCAATATGCCTGATGTGGATGGATATGACCTGATTCGGCGGGTGCGATCGCAGGTAGCCGTCCTAAACCCCCAAGTACCTGCGATCGCCCTTACCGCCCATGCGGGCGAAGCTCATCAGCAACAAAGCTTAGCGGCGGGCTTTCAAGTCCATCTGGCCAAGCCTGTTGAGCCAACGGAGTTAGTCATGACTATTCTCAATCTCGTGCGATCGAGGGAATAG